In Primulina huaijiensis isolate GDHJ02 chromosome 16, ASM1229523v2, whole genome shotgun sequence, a single genomic region encodes these proteins:
- the LOC140961787 gene encoding UDP-glucuronate 4-epimerase 6-like, producing MQYHPMIGGSSSQPDTSKTTKLERYNSYIRRLNSTKLLQASSKLLFRVTLLVALVLIFFFTLNYPPLSGDNHHIHATNNFLSSAFYGNGATWEKQVRHSSTPRRPNGFSVLVTGAVGFVGSHCSLALKKRGDGVLGIDNFNSYYDPSLKRARQKLLKKHEIFTVEGDINDTELLTKLFDIVPFSHILHLAAQAGVRYAMQNPLSYVNSNVAGFVNLLEVAKSADPQPAIVWASSSSVYGLNSEVPFSETDRTDQPASLYAATKKAGEEIAHTYNHIYGLSLTGLRFFTVYGPWGRPDMAYFFFTKDILQSKSINVYVTQEDKEVARDFTYIDDIVKGCVGALDTAEKSTGSGGKKRGAAQLRVYNLGNTSPVTVGKLVRILESLLSAKAKKHVIKMPRNGDVPFTHANVSLAYRDFGYKPTTDLATGLRKFVKWYVSYYGIESRVKKEIDASTNEEA from the coding sequence ATGCAATACCATCCGATGATCGGCGGCTCCTCATCGCAGCCGGACACCAGCAAGACCACCAAGCTCGAGCGCTACAACAGCTACATACGCCGCTTGAACAGTACCAAACTCCTCCAAGCTTCCTCCAAGCTCCTCTTCCGTGTGACCCTTCTAGTCGCCTTGGTTTTGATCTTCTTCTTCACGCTCAACTACCCGCCTCTCTCCGGCGACAACCACCACATTCACGCCACCAACAACTTCCTCTCCTCCGCCTTCTATGGCAACGGCGCCACCTGGGAGAAACAAGTCCGCCACTCCTCCACTCCCAGACGGCCAAACGGGTTCTCCGTCTTAGTCACCGGAGCCGTCGGATTTGTTGGATCGCATTGCTCTTTAGCTCTTAAAAAACGCGGGGACGGTGTGCTGGGTATTGATAATTTCAACTCGTACTACGATCCGTCCCTGAAACGGGCCCGGCAAAAGCTGCTAAAAAAGCACGAGATCTTCACCGTCGAAGGGGACATTAACGATACTGAATTGCTGACCAAATTGTTTGATATCGTCCCGTTTTCGCACATTCTACACTTGGCGGCTCAGGCTGGTGTACGATACGCTATGCAAAACCCACTATCCTACGTCAATTCCAATGTTGCCGGCTTTGTTAATCTACTGGAGGTCGCTAAATCCGCCGATCCTCAGCCGGCAATCGTTTGGGCTTCGTCGAGCTCCGTTTACGGGTTGAATTCGGAGGTTCCATTCTCTGAAACGGATCGTACAGATCAGCCGGCAAGCTTATACGCCGCCACGAAAAAGGCCGGCGAAGAAATCGCCCACACTTACAATCATATATACGGGCTATCCTTAACAGGGCTGAGATTCTTCACAGTGTACGGGCCGTGGGGAAGGCCCGACATGGCGTacttcttcttcacgaaggacaTCCTCCAGAGCAAGTCAATCAATGTCTACGTGACGCAGGAGGACAAGGAGGTGGCACGTGATTTCACGTACATAGACGACATAGTGAAGGGCTGTGTCGGTGCTCTCGACACGGCGGAGAAGAGCACCGGAAGCGGCGGAAAGAAGCGAGGGGCGGCACAGCTGAGGGTGTACAACCTAGGGAACACCTCTCCGGTAACGGTGGGGAAACTGGTCCGGATTCTAGAGAGTTTGCTGAGCGCGAAGGCGAAGAAGCACGTGATCAAAATGCCTCGAAACGGCGACGTTCCGTTCACGCATGCTAACGTGAGCCTGGCGTACAGGGACTTCGGGTACAAGCCTACCACCGACTTAGCCACCGGATTGAGGAAGTTCGTGAAGTGGTACGTTAGTTATTATGGGATCGAATCGAGGGTAAAAAAGGAAATTGACGCATCGACCAATGAGGAAGCATAA